The genomic DNA ACTACGCCGCCTCCATGGCGGCAGTGCGGGCCGTGGCCCGCTACATCACACGCATTCTTCACTCAGACGAACAAAGGATTCTCCCGCAGTGAGCCATTACGAGACGCTTGGCGTCGCCCAGGACGCGAGCGACGAAGAGATCAAGCGGGCCTACAAGAAGCTCGCCCGCAAGTATCACCCGGACATCAATCCGGGGGAGGACGCGGCTGAGCAGTTCAAGAAGGTCTCGCACGCCTACGAGGTGCTGAGCGACCGCGAGCGGCGGGCCAACTACGACCGCTTCGGCGACGCGAACGGCAACGCCGCCCCGGGCTTCGGCGGCGGCGGCGGATTCGGAGGCTTCGACTTCGGCGACATCTTCGGCTCGTTCTTCGGCGGAGGACAGCGCGGCCCCGCCTCGCGCGCTCAGGCCGGCCAGGACGCGCTCATCGGCGTCCAGGTCACCCTCGAGGAGGCCGTCTTCGGTGTCACGCGCTCCATCGACGTGCGCACGGCCGTCGTCTGCGAGACGTGCAACGGATCGTGCTGCGAGCCCGGCACGCGCCCCACGACATGCGACGTCTGCCGGGGCTCGGGTCAGATCGCCCAGGAGGTCGTCACACCGCTCGGCCGCATGCAGTCGGCCGCCCCGTGCGGTTCCTGCCGCGGATTCGGCACCGTCATCAAGCACCCCTGCGTCACGTGCCAGGGCCAGGGCCGCGTCCAGGAGCGCCGCAGCATCACGATCAAGGTCCCTGGCGGCATTCGCACGGGCAACCGCATTCAGCTCCGCGGCGAGGGCGAGGCCGGCGTGGCCGGAGGCCCGGCGGGAGACCTCTACGTGGAGATCAAGGTCAAGCCAGACTCGGCGTTCGAGCGGGACGGCGACGATCTCACGACGAACATCGCAGTGCCGATGACGACGGCCGCGCTCGGCGCTGAGCTGACGATCGACACGTTCGACGGACCGCAGACGGTCAACGTCGAGGCGGGCACCCAGAGCGGCACCGTCCGCACGCTCCGCGGCCTCGGGGCCAAGCGGCTGCGCAACGGCGTCGCCACGGAGGACCGTGGCGACCTGCGCGTGGTCATCAACGTCGAGACGCCGACCAAGGTCAAGGGGCGCGAGCGGGAGCTCCTCGAGGAGCTCGCCCGCCTGCGCGGCGAGGACAAGCGCTCCGGCACGGTCCGCGCTGACGCCCAGGCCGGGGGCGTGTTCTCTCGCCTGCGCGGCAAGTTCGGCGGCGGGCACGCGTGACCCTGCACCAGTTCGCGGCCGGGCGGTCCCTTGCGGGGGCTGAGCTCGGCGGCCGCGTCGTCGTCGAGGGCGGTGAGGCCAAGCACGCGCTGACCGTCCACCGTCTCGCTGACGGCGCCCACGTGCGCATCTCTGACGGGGAGGGGCGGGTCGTCGTCGGTCCTGTCAGCGGTGACTCGATGCGCGGCAAGGAGCCGCGCCTCGTCGTCGTGGCCGAAGAGATCCTCTCAGTGCCGCGGCTCGCTCCGCCCGTCCGGGTGGTGCAGGCCCTCGCCAAGGGGGACCGGGACCTCGCCTCGATCGAGACGTGCACCGAGCTGGGCGCCGCCTGGGTCACACCGTGGGAGGCGGAGCGGTCCGTGGCCCGCTGGCCCCAGGCGAAGGCGGAGAAGTCGGCGGCCAAGTGGCGCAACACGCTCGAGGCGGCCGCCAAGCAGTCGCGCAACCCGTGGACGCCCCTCCTCGAGCCCCTCGCGCAGACCAAGGTCCTCGCGGGACGGGTCAGGGAGGCCGTCGCCTCGGGCGCCCTCGTGGTCGTCCTTCATGAGGACGCGCCGGAGGGACTGGTCGACGTCGCCTGGCGGAACGCGGACGCATGGCCCGTGCCGGAGGTGTGGCTCATCGTCGGGCCGGAGGGCGGGATCTCGCCCCGAGAGACCGAGGCGCTGACCGGGGCCGGAGCCGCGCTGGCGGGGCTGGGCCCCCGCGTGCTCCGGTCGTCGTCGGCCGCGCCGGTGGCCATGGCAGCGCTTCAGGCGGTGACGGAGGCCCTTGAGCTGGCGGGACTGGGGGCGGCTCGCCGGAAGCACTCAGGGCAGGCCCCTAAAATGGACGTCGATGACTGATCACAGTGAGCCGGCCGAGTCCGTCCTGACCTTCGGGTCGTCCGAAGAAGCCCTGAGGGTCCTAGGCCCAGGGGACCGAACCATCGGGTTCGTCGAGAGCCGGCTGCCCGGCGTGGTCTTGACGCCCCGCGGTGAGAGCCTGCGGGTGTCCGCCCCTGACGCGGCCGCGTTGCGCCGCGCCGAAGACCTCCTGGGGGAGCTGCGCGGCGTCGCCCGCCGCGGCACCCCTGTCACCGAGCACCTCATCGGGCAGGTCGTGAGCATGCTCGACGCGCGCGGGGACGAGCCCGGCGCGGTGCCGGCGCCCTCCGAGGTCCTCACGACCAACATCCTGTCCTCGCGCGGCAAGAGCATCCGCCCCA from Falsarthrobacter nasiphocae includes the following:
- the dnaJ gene encoding molecular chaperone DnaJ; the encoded protein is MSHYETLGVAQDASDEEIKRAYKKLARKYHPDINPGEDAAEQFKKVSHAYEVLSDRERRANYDRFGDANGNAAPGFGGGGGFGGFDFGDIFGSFFGGGQRGPASRAQAGQDALIGVQVTLEEAVFGVTRSIDVRTAVVCETCNGSCCEPGTRPTTCDVCRGSGQIAQEVVTPLGRMQSAAPCGSCRGFGTVIKHPCVTCQGQGRVQERRSITIKVPGGIRTGNRIQLRGEGEAGVAGGPAGDLYVEIKVKPDSAFERDGDDLTTNIAVPMTTAALGAELTIDTFDGPQTVNVEAGTQSGTVRTLRGLGAKRLRNGVATEDRGDLRVVINVETPTKVKGRERELLEELARLRGEDKRSGTVRADAQAGGVFSRLRGKFGGGHA
- a CDS encoding 16S rRNA (uracil(1498)-N(3))-methyltransferase; translation: MTLHQFAAGRSLAGAELGGRVVVEGGEAKHALTVHRLADGAHVRISDGEGRVVVGPVSGDSMRGKEPRLVVVAEEILSVPRLAPPVRVVQALAKGDRDLASIETCTELGAAWVTPWEAERSVARWPQAKAEKSAAKWRNTLEAAAKQSRNPWTPLLEPLAQTKVLAGRVREAVASGALVVVLHEDAPEGLVDVAWRNADAWPVPEVWLIVGPEGGISPRETEALTGAGAALAGLGPRVLRSSSAAPVAMAALQAVTEALELAGLGAARRKHSGQAPKMDVDD